Proteins found in one Rhodobacteraceae bacterium D3-12 genomic segment:
- a CDS encoding single-stranded DNA-binding protein, giving the protein MAGSVNKVILIGNLGRDPEVRNFQNGGKVCNLRIATSENWKDKNTGERRERTEWHSVAIFNEGLVRIAEQYLRKGSKVYLEGQLQTRKWQDQSGADRYSTEVVLQGFNGTLTMLDGRGEGGGGGGGGGYGGGSSGGDYGGGYDSGPSSGNQGGGGGGAPAKDYDDEIPF; this is encoded by the coding sequence ATGGCCGGCTCGGTAAACAAGGTAATTTTGATTGGCAATCTGGGCCGCGACCCCGAAGTGCGCAATTTCCAGAACGGGGGCAAAGTCTGCAACTTGCGCATCGCCACCTCTGAGAACTGGAAAGACAAAAACACAGGCGAGCGTCGCGAGCGCACGGAATGGCACTCGGTCGCCATTTTCAACGAGGGGCTTGTGCGCATTGCCGAGCAATACCTGCGCAAAGGCTCCAAGGTTTACCTCGAAGGCCAGCTTCAGACCCGCAAATGGCAGGACCAATCCGGGGCCGACCGTTATTCGACCGAAGTCGTTCTGCAAGGCTTCAACGGCACACTGACCATGCTTGACGGCCGCGGCGAAGGCGGCGGCGGTGGTGGTGGCGGCGGCTATGGTGGCGGCTCTTCGGGTGGCGACTATGGTGGCGGCTACGACAGCGGTCCCTCTAGCGGCAATCAGGGCGGTGGCGGCGGCGGCGCTCCGGCCAAAGACTATGACGACGAAATCCCGTTCTAA
- a CDS encoding GNAT family N-acetyltransferase — MGGLFHCSAQISTLIAATGADSADATRNGTHSVGRGAGKYWPKTFSLRTCFICLINHDLGYPCVNSSMTSDDAPPPVPTLPPPRLPPPSLSQSRLYADVLQSMGRDVRTLTLGSIGLARLILRSAGPFGKIGLIPGGVQWADTSSQAARADALRALPALTRNHGVRVLLCNSVSAMDENIFEKNFHLPVLSAGFHAELDLTQSSEIRRKNLHGKWRNRLKKSENSDITITHSRFSPHAHNWLLTAEQTQRRARSYRALPLNFLLIAAQIAPDSVRVFVASIHGKPLAGIIFLIHDKAATYHIATTTDQGRAHSVHALLLWQATDWLAKGGVTRLDLGPVETEHPPGHARFKLGTGARPVQRGATVLYARSIAPLGWLNATFNRKAAHAAAMQSDLSCH, encoded by the coding sequence TTGGGCGGCCTTTTTCATTGCAGCGCCCAGATCAGCACGCTGATTGCCGCCACTGGCGCGGACAGTGCGGATGCCACAAGAAACGGAACCCACAGCGTCGGGCGCGGTGCGGGCAAATACTGGCCAAAAACCTTTTCTTTGCGGACGTGTTTCATTTGTCTGATTAACCATGATTTAGGTTATCCTTGCGTTAATAGCAGCATGACCAGTGATGATGCACCGCCCCCAGTCCCCACCCTGCCCCCACCACGCCTGCCCCCACCAAGCCTGTCACAATCGCGGCTCTATGCAGATGTGTTACAGAGCATGGGCCGTGATGTGCGCACGCTTACACTCGGCTCAATTGGCCTCGCCCGTTTGATCCTGCGCTCTGCTGGCCCGTTTGGCAAAATCGGCCTGATCCCCGGCGGCGTTCAATGGGCGGACACAAGCTCGCAAGCTGCCCGCGCAGATGCCCTGCGCGCTCTCCCTGCGCTTACCCGCAACCACGGCGTGCGCGTTTTACTGTGCAACAGCGTCTCGGCGATGGATGAAAATATATTTGAAAAAAATTTTCATCTCCCCGTTTTAAGCGCCGGTTTCCATGCCGAGCTCGATTTGACCCAATCAAGCGAGATTCGCCGAAAAAACCTGCATGGAAAATGGCGTAATCGGCTGAAGAAATCTGAAAATTCAGACATCACAATCACCCACTCACGCTTTTCACCGCATGCTCACAACTGGCTTCTCACCGCTGAACAAACCCAACGCCGCGCCCGATCCTATCGCGCGCTACCGCTCAATTTTTTGCTCATCGCCGCACAAATTGCACCTGATAGCGTTCGGGTTTTTGTCGCAAGCATTCATGGCAAACCATTGGCAGGAATTATTTTTCTCATTCACGACAAGGCCGCCACGTACCACATCGCCACAACCACAGATCAAGGACGCGCGCACTCAGTCCACGCGCTCCTTCTTTGGCAGGCCACCGATTGGCTGGCTAAGGGTGGCGTCACCCGCCTAGATCTGGGCCCCGTCGAAACAGAACACCCCCCCGGCCACGCGCGCTTCAAGCTCGGAACCGGCGCGCGCCCCGTGCAACGTGGCGCAACCGTTCTTTACGCCCGCTCAATCGCACCGCTCGGATGGCTGAATGCCACCTTCAACCGCAAAGCCGCTCATGCTGCTGCAATGCAAAGCGATCTGTCATGCCACTGA
- a CDS encoding iron-sulfur cluster assembly accessory protein produces MQLPPKVTDRAFERLCEIGASKEGQALRVAVEGGGCSGFQYEITLDAPKTDDLVLEGNGEKVIVDEVSLPFLSGATIDFTEELIGARFVIDNPNATSSCGCGTSFSM; encoded by the coding sequence ATGCAACTACCCCCAAAAGTAACCGACCGTGCCTTTGAACGCCTTTGCGAAATCGGTGCCAGCAAGGAAGGTCAAGCTCTTCGAGTTGCCGTCGAAGGCGGCGGTTGCTCAGGTTTTCAATACGAGATTACGCTTGATGCCCCCAAGACCGATGATCTTGTCCTCGAAGGCAACGGCGAAAAGGTGATCGTTGACGAGGTTTCATTGCCATTTCTATCCGGGGCAACAATCGACTTTACCGAAGAATTGATTGGCGCAAGGTTTGTCATCGACAACCCGAATGCCACAAGCTCTTGCGGATGCGGCACGTCTTTTTCAATGTAA
- a CDS encoding radical SAM protein codes for MKDQAATVNQDKFVDPQRTADGSARATVSLTHPETLWFNTGTLCNITCANCYIESSPSNDALVYIKASEVVTYLDQIGERQWPVHEIGFTGGEPFMNPDIIAMLRESLTRGFEVLVLTNAMRPMMRKSMRSGLIALQREFPGKMTFRISLDHYSQALHDAERGNGSFEITLTGMKWLRDEGMKMAVAGRTTWGDSDEQSRAGYAALYKANGFDIDATNPGETVLFPEMDEMVEVPEITTECWGILNKSPDDVMCASSRMVVKRRGAERPAVLACTLLAYDAQFELGETLEDAERPVALNHPHCSKFCVLGGASCSA; via the coding sequence ATGAAAGATCAGGCAGCGACTGTCAATCAAGACAAATTTGTCGACCCGCAGCGCACGGCGGATGGTAGCGCGCGCGCGACGGTATCATTGACCCACCCGGAAACACTTTGGTTCAACACCGGAACACTCTGCAATATCACCTGCGCCAATTGCTATATCGAAAGCTCACCCAGCAATGACGCCCTTGTCTATATCAAGGCAAGCGAGGTTGTGACCTATCTTGACCAGATTGGTGAACGTCAATGGCCGGTGCATGAGATCGGCTTTACCGGCGGCGAGCCGTTTATGAACCCGGACATCATCGCAATGCTACGCGAATCCCTCACGCGGGGGTTTGAAGTGCTTGTGCTGACCAACGCCATGCGACCGATGATGCGCAAGTCCATGCGCAGTGGATTGATTGCGTTACAGCGCGAGTTCCCCGGAAAGATGACTTTCCGGATTTCTTTAGATCACTACAGCCAAGCTCTCCATGATGCGGAACGTGGCAACGGCAGTTTTGAGATCACGCTTACCGGAATGAAATGGCTGCGCGATGAGGGCATGAAGATGGCCGTGGCCGGGCGAACAACCTGGGGCGATAGCGACGAACAGTCACGCGCAGGCTACGCAGCCCTCTATAAGGCCAATGGTTTTGATATCGACGCCACCAACCCCGGTGAAACAGTGTTGTTTCCCGAAATGGACGAGATGGTCGAGGTTCCCGAAATCACGACGGAATGTTGGGGGATTCTCAATAAATCACCCGATGATGTGATGTGTGCCTCTTCGCGCATGGTGGTCAAACGACGCGGCGCCGAGCGGCCAGCGGTGTTGGCTTGCACTCTGCTTGCCTATGACGCGCAATTTGAGTTGGGTGAAACCTTGGAAGACGCCGAGCGGCCTGTTGCGCTCAACCACCCGCATTGCTCAAAGTTTTGCGTGCTGGGCGGTGCATCCTGTTCTGCGTAG
- a CDS encoding deoxyguanosinetriphosphate triphosphohydrolase, producing MNSPAIYATNPRESRGRLYPEAESAFRSCFQRDRDRIIHASAFRRLKHKTQVFIEHEGDYFRTRLTHSIEVAQVARTIARALSLDVELTEAVALAHDLGHTPFGHTGEDALNALMGPYGGFDHNAQAVRIVTALERHYAEWDGLNLTWETLEGIAKHNGPVTGEVPYALAEYNLRHDLELPTHAGAEAQVAALSDDIAYNNHDLHDGLRAGLFEVEEISKLPILDACFDRVDAAYPGLDANRRRHEALRRFFGVLVEDVIEISRLNLEAHAPKSVVDIRLAGRMMVQFSPALWGDLKTIRAFLFERMYRAPSVVKMREMVTGVVQDLFPLYLEKPELLPDLWRADVERAQDDQALARIVADYISGMTDRFALQQHERLCG from the coding sequence ATGAACAGCCCAGCGATTTATGCAACAAACCCGCGCGAAAGCCGGGGCAGGTTATACCCGGAAGCAGAGAGCGCCTTTCGGTCTTGCTTCCAACGGGATCGGGACAGGATCATCCATGCATCGGCGTTCCGCCGATTAAAGCATAAAACTCAGGTGTTTATCGAACATGAGGGTGATTATTTTCGCACCCGGCTGACCCATTCAATCGAAGTGGCACAGGTGGCACGCACCATAGCGCGGGCGCTTTCGCTTGATGTCGAATTGACTGAAGCGGTCGCGCTTGCTCATGATCTGGGGCACACGCCCTTTGGGCATACGGGCGAGGACGCGTTGAACGCGCTGATGGGGCCCTACGGAGGGTTTGATCACAACGCCCAAGCGGTCCGGATCGTGACCGCTTTGGAGCGGCACTATGCTGAATGGGACGGGCTGAACCTCACGTGGGAAACCCTTGAAGGGATTGCAAAACACAACGGGCCGGTCACTGGCGAGGTGCCCTATGCGTTGGCCGAATACAATCTGCGTCATGATCTTGAGTTGCCGACCCATGCCGGTGCGGAGGCACAGGTTGCGGCACTGTCGGATGACATCGCCTATAACAATCATGACCTGCATGATGGCTTGAGGGCCGGGTTGTTCGAGGTTGAGGAAATCTCCAAACTGCCCATTCTGGACGCTTGCTTTGATCGCGTGGACGCGGCTTATCCCGGGCTTGATGCCAACCGGAGGCGCCATGAAGCCTTGCGGCGTTTCTTCGGGGTTCTTGTTGAAGATGTTATTGAAATCAGCAGGTTGAACTTGGAAGCTCATGCGCCGAAATCGGTGGTCGACATTCGTTTGGCTGGCCGGATGATGGTTCAGTTTTCGCCAGCGCTCTGGGGTGATCTGAAAACGATCCGCGCATTTTTGTTCGAGCGGATGTATCGCGCCCCAAGCGTTGTCAAAATGCGGGAAATGGTGACCGGCGTCGTTCAGGATCTGTTTCCGCTCTATCTTGAGAAACCTGAGTTGTTGCCAGACCTTTGGCGTGCAGATGTTGAGCGCGCTCAGGATGATCAGGCGTTGGCACGCATCGTGGCGGATTACATCAGTGGCATGACAGATCGCTTTGCATTGCAGCAGCATGAGCGGCTTTGCGGTTGA
- the zwf gene encoding glucose-6-phosphate dehydrogenase codes for MASRVIPVDPFDLVIFGGTGDLARRKILPALFRRFCAGQMSGGVRIIGAARTDMDTQDYRKFVAEAVAEFVNDTKCEPGTSEEFLENIFYVTLDARGDAGWDTLANTLSPDPDRIRAFYFSVGPSLFGDLAERLKQNGMASGATRIVVEKPFGHDLPSAQELNQTLARYFDEGQIYRIDHYLGKETVQNLMAIRFGNMLFEPLWNSQYVDHIQFTVAETVGVAGREEYYDRAGAMRDMVQNHMMQLLCLIAMEPPAKFAPDSVRDEKLKVIRALDAVVAEDIVRGQYLPEDGKPGYLEHANDPNSTTESFIALKAHISNWRWAGTPFYLRTGKRLKARTSEIAIVFKDAPHSIFGAEAGRHRNTLTIVLQPNEGIELGVTIKEPGPGGMRLLDVPLDMSFAEALGEDVEFAPDAYERLITDVIRGNQTLFMRGDEVEAAWAWTDPIIAEWEEREDVPLPYESGSDGPTEALALMHRDGRRWREIRK; via the coding sequence ATGGCTTCACGTGTCATCCCGGTTGATCCGTTCGACCTTGTCATTTTCGGTGGCACGGGCGATTTGGCCCGGCGTAAAATCCTACCCGCGCTGTTTCGGCGGTTCTGTGCGGGGCAAATGTCGGGTGGGGTGCGCATTATCGGCGCGGCACGCACTGATATGGACACGCAGGACTACCGCAAGTTTGTCGCTGAGGCGGTTGCCGAGTTTGTGAACGATACGAAGTGCGAACCGGGAACAAGCGAAGAGTTCTTGGAAAATATCTTCTACGTCACGCTCGACGCGCGCGGCGATGCAGGCTGGGATACTTTGGCCAACACACTTAGCCCCGATCCCGACAGGATCAGAGCTTTCTACTTCTCAGTAGGGCCTTCTTTGTTTGGCGATTTGGCCGAGCGGCTCAAGCAAAATGGGATGGCAAGTGGCGCGACACGTATCGTGGTTGAAAAACCTTTTGGCCATGATTTGCCGTCAGCGCAGGAGCTGAACCAAACGCTTGCGCGGTATTTCGACGAAGGACAAATCTATCGGATTGATCATTACCTCGGCAAGGAAACGGTTCAAAACCTGATGGCAATTCGGTTCGGCAATATGCTTTTCGAGCCATTGTGGAACAGCCAATACGTCGATCACATTCAATTCACGGTGGCGGAAACCGTGGGCGTTGCTGGCCGCGAGGAATACTATGACCGAGCGGGGGCCATGCGTGATATGGTGCAAAACCATATGATGCAGCTTCTCTGCCTCATTGCGATGGAACCTCCGGCAAAGTTCGCCCCGGATTCGGTCCGCGACGAAAAGTTGAAAGTCATCCGCGCGCTGGATGCCGTCGTTGCCGAAGATATCGTTCGGGGCCAGTATTTGCCCGAAGATGGCAAGCCCGGCTATCTGGAACATGCGAACGACCCGAATTCGACCACAGAAAGCTTCATCGCGCTCAAAGCACATATCAGCAATTGGCGTTGGGCCGGCACACCGTTTTATCTGCGCACTGGCAAGCGACTCAAAGCGCGTACGAGCGAGATTGCGATTGTTTTCAAAGACGCGCCGCATTCAATTTTCGGGGCCGAGGCAGGGCGCCATCGCAACACGCTCACCATCGTTTTGCAGCCCAACGAAGGGATCGAGCTTGGTGTGACCATCAAGGAGCCGGGGCCGGGGGGGATGCGCCTATTGGATGTGCCGCTGGATATGTCATTTGCAGAAGCTTTGGGAGAGGATGTTGAATTTGCGCCCGATGCTTATGAGCGGCTGATTACCGATGTGATCCGCGGCAACCAGACCCTTTTCATGCGTGGCGATGAGGTCGAAGCCGCATGGGCTTGGACGGATCCAATCATCGCGGAATGGGAAGAGCGTGAAGATGTGCCGTTGCCTTATGAGTCGGGCAGCGATGGACCAACCGAAGCCCTTGCCCTGATGCATCGGGACGGACGCCGTTGGCGGGAGATACGCAAATGA
- a CDS encoding DMT family transporter has product MTAVWKGEAGLILLYTGLISLADAITKDLSGRYAAPQMYVIAGIVVVALCLGGARLGKTRQTLHTNCPRAMALRSLFTVLATLCFFLAFRYLPFAQVFLFIGMMPLFAALLAGPVLGDTVSPASWGALAAGFLGVVCLFPQGFDDIGVGHLAAFAAAFLGTVSIVLARFIGRFDAQGIAQVFYPNLALLVVMAVVLPYVWKPMSLGDAAWAVGYGVLLFVARSLLVVALRSLAAHAVTSLMKLQFVWMVVIGASVFGEWPTLNTYVGVTIVVFSGLFLVYDDQVRRGDAPVRA; this is encoded by the coding sequence GTGACTGCGGTTTGGAAAGGCGAGGCCGGGCTCATCCTACTTTATACCGGCCTTATTTCTCTGGCCGATGCCATAACCAAAGACCTTTCGGGGCGGTATGCGGCGCCGCAAATGTATGTGATCGCAGGCATCGTCGTTGTGGCGCTTTGCTTAGGTGGCGCGCGTTTGGGCAAAACCCGTCAGACGCTGCACACAAACTGCCCGCGCGCGATGGCGCTTCGGTCATTGTTCACCGTGTTGGCCACCCTGTGCTTCTTTCTCGCCTTTCGCTATTTGCCTTTTGCGCAGGTGTTTTTGTTCATCGGAATGATGCCCTTGTTTGCGGCATTGCTCGCCGGGCCGGTGTTGGGAGATACCGTATCGCCCGCGTCGTGGGGAGCGTTAGCGGCCGGCTTTCTAGGGGTCGTTTGCCTTTTTCCGCAGGGCTTTGACGACATTGGCGTTGGTCATTTGGCTGCCTTTGCCGCGGCGTTTCTCGGGACAGTTTCAATCGTGCTGGCGCGGTTTATAGGCCGATTTGACGCGCAGGGAATTGCGCAGGTTTTCTATCCTAACCTCGCTTTGCTCGTCGTGATGGCTGTTGTGCTGCCATATGTTTGGAAACCGATGAGTTTGGGGGATGCTGCGTGGGCGGTCGGTTATGGCGTGCTGTTGTTTGTCGCACGCTCGCTTTTGGTGGTCGCGCTGCGAAGCCTTGCGGCGCATGCGGTGACATCTTTGATGAAACTGCAGTTCGTCTGGATGGTTGTTATCGGCGCATCAGTATTTGGTGAGTGGCCGACGCTAAATACCTATGTAGGTGTAACGATCGTGGTCTTCTCGGGGCTGTTTCTTGTTTATGACGATCAGGTCCGGCGCGGTGATGCGCCAGTAAGGGCCTGA
- the xth gene encoding exodeoxyribonuclease III, translating into MKIATFNINGIKARIETLTRWLEDAQPDVALLQEIKSVDEAFPRPHFEDLGYHVETHGQKSFNGVAILSKLPLEDVTRGLPGDEDDEQARWIEATVIGETAIRICGLYLPNGNPLPGPKYDYKLAWMERLQRHAQTLLRGEMPVVMAGDYNIIPQDEDAARPEAWQEDALARPESRAAFRRLLNLGFTEAFRAKTTAPGHYSFWDYQAGAWNRNDGIRIDHFLLSPQCADLLATCEIDKDARGMDKPSDHVPVWVKLSA; encoded by the coding sequence ATGAAGATCGCCACTTTCAATATCAACGGCATAAAAGCCCGGATCGAAACCCTGACCCGCTGGCTTGAGGATGCCCAACCTGATGTGGCGCTGTTGCAGGAAATCAAATCGGTCGACGAAGCGTTTCCGCGGCCCCATTTCGAAGATCTGGGCTATCACGTTGAAACTCACGGTCAAAAGTCGTTCAACGGCGTCGCGATCTTGTCCAAGCTACCCCTCGAGGACGTCACACGCGGCCTGCCGGGTGATGAGGATGACGAACAAGCCCGTTGGATTGAAGCAACTGTTATCGGTGAAACGGCCATCCGAATCTGTGGTCTTTACCTGCCGAACGGAAACCCGTTGCCCGGACCAAAATACGACTACAAACTTGCTTGGATGGAGCGCCTTCAACGCCACGCTCAAACCTTGTTGCGCGGCGAAATGCCTGTGGTGATGGCCGGCGACTATAATATTATCCCGCAAGATGAAGACGCCGCGCGCCCCGAAGCATGGCAAGAAGATGCTCTTGCCCGTCCCGAAAGCCGAGCGGCGTTTCGACGCTTGTTGAATCTGGGCTTCACCGAAGCGTTTCGAGCCAAGACCACTGCTCCCGGCCATTATTCATTTTGGGATTATCAAGCCGGCGCATGGAACCGAAATGACGGCATTCGCATAGATCACTTCTTGCTCAGCCCGCAATGTGCCGATCTTCTGGCTACATGCGAGATTGATAAAGACGCACGCGGTATGGACAAACCCTCTGATCACGTACCGGTCTGGGTTAAGTTGTCGGCTTAA
- a CDS encoding anhydro-N-acetylmuramic acid kinase, with protein MLKPGKVRALGAMSGTSLDGVDVAEIVTDGVEIFHFGESGYRPYSDTERTTLRAALGSWPGAPAVAPAAKIVEDAHIEALAPFPDAELIGFHGQTLAHDPQQRGTHQAGDGALIAAALKKPVVWDFRSADVKLGGEGAPLAPFFHFACAKWIKAERPLAFLNMGGVGNLTWINPAMAKPEDEGALLAFDTGPANAPINDLVQARTGKDCDRDGQLAQKGAVEEGALELFLDDPYFFRIPPKSLDRDAFSDMIGLVGELSDADAAATLTGMSAAAVMRAMEHCPTPPARVLVTGGGRKNPVMMQMLAAGLDCPVVPIEDVGLDGDMLEAQAFAYLAVRVARGLPTSCPNTTGVRAAVGGGEISYPS; from the coding sequence ATGTTGAAACCGGGCAAGGTCAGGGCACTGGGCGCGATGAGCGGCACATCACTCGACGGCGTTGATGTCGCCGAGATCGTCACCGATGGTGTTGAGATTTTTCACTTTGGCGAAAGCGGTTACCGACCGTATTCAGACACCGAACGCACGACGTTGCGTGCTGCACTTGGAAGCTGGCCCGGGGCGCCTGCCGTTGCCCCAGCGGCCAAGATTGTCGAGGACGCGCATATCGAGGCGCTCGCCCCCTTTCCCGACGCGGAACTGATTGGCTTTCACGGCCAAACACTGGCCCATGATCCACAACAGCGCGGCACCCATCAGGCGGGCGATGGCGCGCTAATTGCGGCCGCTCTGAAGAAACCCGTCGTTTGGGACTTTCGAAGCGCGGACGTCAAACTGGGCGGAGAGGGGGCACCTTTGGCGCCGTTCTTTCACTTCGCCTGCGCCAAATGGATCAAGGCCGAACGCCCTTTGGCGTTCTTGAATATGGGGGGCGTCGGTAACCTGACTTGGATCAATCCAGCAATGGCCAAGCCCGAAGACGAGGGCGCACTATTGGCCTTTGATACCGGCCCTGCGAACGCGCCGATCAATGATCTCGTGCAGGCTCGCACGGGGAAAGACTGTGATCGCGATGGTCAATTGGCCCAAAAGGGCGCGGTGGAAGAAGGCGCGCTTGAGCTGTTCCTAGACGATCCCTATTTCTTCCGCATCCCGCCAAAGTCGCTCGATCGGGATGCGTTTTCCGACATGATCGGCTTGGTCGGCGAACTTTCTGACGCCGATGCAGCCGCGACGCTGACCGGCATGTCTGCCGCTGCTGTCATGCGCGCGATGGAGCATTGCCCGACCCCGCCCGCGCGGGTCTTGGTCACCGGCGGCGGGCGAAAGAACCCGGTTATGATGCAAATGCTCGCCGCAGGTCTGGATTGCCCGGTTGTCCCGATAGAAGACGTCGGACTTGACGGGGATATGCTGGAAGCACAGGCCTTTGCCTATCTTGCCGTGCGTGTGGCTCGCGGGTTGCCAACGTCCTGCCCAAACACAACAGGCGTCCGCGCGGCCGTCGGCGGCGGTGAAATCAGCTATCCTTCGTAA
- a CDS encoding lytic transglycosylase domain-containing protein has translation MSRVIGFAAILAILAPLGAEADVFGNKARSKAFRTQTKLLDTRARSQYNASIRLKPAAVNTPTKWGTSSKTYRGRYSGPYLTMAKAAAARHGVPENLFLRLVQQESGWKATAKSHKGAIGLAQLMPATARSLGVNPHDPYQNLDGGARYLKTQYRKFKSWRLALAAYNAGPHAVEKYGGVPPYKETRNYVKIIWGS, from the coding sequence ATGAGCAGAGTTATTGGTTTTGCGGCCATTTTGGCCATTCTTGCTCCGCTTGGAGCGGAGGCGGATGTTTTTGGCAACAAGGCCCGCAGCAAAGCGTTTAGAACACAGACCAAGCTGCTCGATACACGGGCCCGGAGCCAGTATAACGCGTCGATCCGGCTTAAGCCGGCGGCGGTGAATACACCAACGAAATGGGGAACAAGTTCAAAGACTTACCGCGGGCGGTATAGCGGGCCGTATTTGACGATGGCCAAAGCCGCGGCGGCGCGTCACGGGGTGCCAGAGAATTTGTTCCTTAGGTTGGTTCAGCAAGAGTCGGGTTGGAAGGCAACAGCGAAATCGCACAAAGGGGCGATTGGCTTGGCGCAGCTTATGCCCGCAACGGCGCGCTCGCTGGGCGTGAACCCACATGACCCGTATCAAAACCTTGATGGCGGGGCGCGCTATCTCAAGACGCAGTATCGCAAGTTCAAGTCATGGCGGCTTGCGCTGGCGGCCTATAATGCGGGGCCGCATGCGGTTGAGAAATACGGCGGCGTGCCGCCCTATAAAGAAACACGCAATTACGTAAAGATCATCTGGGGAAGCTGA
- the pgl gene encoding 6-phosphogluconolactonase — translation MNLIEYPDSDMMALDLAQSLAGELENILFHEERVTFVVPGGTTPGMVFDNLCAADLDWTRVDIILSDERWLPEVHVRSNARMVKERLLTNRAQSARFHPLFAKANELEEVLPEVESSLITCLPIQVLLLGMGADMHTASLFPRGEGLENALSNDAPILVPIRADGAPEARVSMSARVLNDAMSKHLVITGTAKRNALEKAVMLSPEEAPVAAILEDCNVHWAP, via the coding sequence ATGAACCTGATAGAATATCCTGATTCTGACATGATGGCGCTCGATCTGGCTCAATCGCTTGCCGGGGAATTGGAAAACATCCTTTTTCACGAAGAGCGGGTTACCTTTGTCGTGCCGGGCGGCACCACGCCGGGAATGGTTTTCGACAATCTTTGCGCCGCAGACCTCGATTGGACCCGCGTTGATATCATCCTGAGCGATGAGCGCTGGTTGCCAGAAGTGCATGTCCGCTCCAATGCGCGCATGGTCAAGGAACGGTTATTGACCAACCGGGCGCAATCGGCGCGCTTTCATCCTCTTTTTGCCAAAGCAAACGAACTTGAGGAGGTTCTGCCAGAGGTCGAGAGCAGTTTGATAACTTGCTTGCCGATCCAGGTGTTGTTGTTAGGTATGGGGGCCGATATGCACACAGCGTCACTCTTTCCGCGCGGAGAGGGGCTGGAAAATGCGCTGAGCAACGATGCTCCGATTCTTGTGCCCATACGGGCAGACGGGGCGCCCGAAGCGCGGGTAAGCATGTCAGCGCGCGTTCTCAACGATGCCATGAGCAAGCATTTGGTTATCACCGGAACGGCGAAGCGCAATGCCTTGGAAAAAGCGGTCATGCTTTCACCAGAAGAAGCGCCCGTCGCTGCCATCTTGGAGGATTGCAATGTGCATTGGGCCCCGTGA